From Pirellulales bacterium:
CGTCTGGGTCTGCCGCCTGAACATGCCGCAGCAGGGCGTCCGCCGGCGGGCAGTCGGAACAGCCCTGCGATGTGAATAGCTCCACCACGACCGGCCGCGGCGCGGCAAACGCCGTCCCCGTCATCAACCCAAAAACAGCGATACTTGCGAGAATGCGCATTTTCATGATCCACTGAACCAGTTGTAACCTTGTCGTTCCCAGTAGCCGCCGGTCCATTGATTCGTGACTTCCATGGCGACGATGGATTTGGGATTCTTGAAGCCGAGCTTTGTTGGAATGCGCAGCCGCACCGGCGCGCCGAATGGTGCCGTGAGCGGCCCGCCAAGGAAATCGAGGGCGAGGATGGTTTGCGGGTGCAACGCCGATTCCATATCGATGCTGGTGTAATATCCATCGGCGCATTTGAACGAGACGTACCGCGCTCGCGTGTCGGCATTCACCGCGCGCAGAAAATGCCGCAATGGCACGCCGCTCCACTGGCCGATCACTCGCCACCCCTCGACGCAGATGAAACGGGTGATTTGACTCTCCTGCGGCAGGGCGCGGAGTTG
This genomic window contains:
- a CDS encoding molybdopterin-dependent oxidoreductase; this translates as MTTFDPARRRLFGRALAFGSLSLLSACNFDDPDHPDVADEFLRLMSGWNNEVQTALFNPHTLAPTFKASQITRPPRFNAFYDITQAPQVDLATWRLGLAGRIGDKQAWRIDQLRALPQESQITRFICVEGWRVIGQWSGVPLRHFLRAVNADTRARYVSFKCADGYYTSIDMESALHPQTILALDFLGGPLTAPFGAPVRLRIPTKLGFKNPKSIVAMEVTNQWTGGYWERQGYNWFSGS